Proteins encoded together in one Lathyrus oleraceus cultivar Zhongwan6 chromosome 5, CAAS_Psat_ZW6_1.0, whole genome shotgun sequence window:
- the LOC127084168 gene encoding ethylene-responsive transcription factor ERF018 → MLIQMDHHEITTGQTKTPPSSSSTSTVTNDDNNKKMYRGVRKRKWGKWVSEIRLPNSRERIWLGSYDSPEKAARAFDAALYCLRGRHASFNFPDTPFHFDITVVSNNPEQIREIAANFGNKNPPIVSDSTTNYNNGNDNTDQSKTMTEIIGSSSSTTSTTAMHDNGGNTIDWTFLDVLDGSSNDANFVGSENYGGFYSDLEKMNSGELFSLPQQLPLFEDNIQKELVKVEGDDDVYDDPFSHQSFLWNWDF, encoded by the coding sequence ATGTTAATTCAAATGGATCATCACGAAATCACCACTGGTCAAACTAAAACTCCaccatcatcttcttctacttcAACGGTTACTAATGATGATAATAACAAGAAGATGTACAGAGGTGTGAGAAAGAGGAAGTGGGGAAAATGGGTGTCGGAAATTCGGCTTCCAAATAGCCGTGAAAGAATATGGTTAGGATCATATGATTCACCGGAGAAAGCAGCAAGAGCGTTCGACGCTGCACTTTACTGTCTCCGTGGCCGTCATGCAAGTTTCAACTTCCCTGATACACCTTTTCATTTCGATATCACTGTAGTTTCTAACAATCCAGAACAGATTCGAGAGATTGCTGCTAATTTTGGCAACAAAAATCCACCAATTGTTAGTGATAGTACTACAAATTATAATAATGGAAATGATAATACAGACCAATCCAAAACTATGACTGAAATTATTGGCTCTTCGTCTTCTACTACTAGTACCACTGCTATGCATGATAATGGTGGGAACACGATTGATTGGACATTTTTGGATGTGTTGGATGGTTCAAGCAATGATGCTAATTTTGTTGGGTCTGAAAACTATGGTGGTTTCTATTCTGATCTAGAAAAGATGAATTCGGGTGAGTTATTCAGTTTACCACAGCAACTACCACTATTTGAGGATAATATTCAGAAGGAACTGGTTAAAGTTGAAGGTGATGATGATGTTTATGATGACCCTTTTTCTCATCAATCATTCCTTTGGAACTGGGACTTTTGA
- the LOC127078931 gene encoding uncharacterized protein LOC127078931 — MSKIAATQVESDNSIPGVEGNKDGVAAATETTCKSSSIPDVLNNTDEPTYRPSSEKISMSDSPNVKGANTTALGGDDAQDEELREDEEEVEEPPIFDDADDVDDDDELKDQDDNGEGGQGEINEGQPQGQTSTTPTTKVILEGFRDLTRAPEGLSSEELAALKQSQSLEYMKAIALLSQVNLLDVSPEVANIILELGTMIEQVIEDNKMLPQITKEIEHKSGAEATAWDATSESTNKALELEETKKKNQAKIENYDCHIS, encoded by the exons ATGTCGAAGATAGCAGCAACGCAAGTCGAAAGTGACAACTCCATCCCTGGAGTCGAAGGGAACAAG GATGGCGTTGCCGCTGCCACCGAAACAACATGCAAATCTTCTTCTATACCAGATGTTCTCAACAATACCGACGAACCCACTTATCGACCCTCATCAGAGAAAATCTCAATGA GTGATTCACCTAATGTCAAAGGTGCAAACACCACTGCTTTGGGAGGTGATGATGCCCAAGATGAGGAACTGAGAGAAGACGAGGAAGAAGTCGAAGAGCCGCCAATATTTGACGATgctgatgatgttgatgatgatgatgagctTAAGGACCAAGATGACAATGGTGAGGGGGGCCAGGGTGAAATAAACGAAGGACAACCTCAGGGCCAAACTTCTACAACCCCCACAACTAAAGTTATTCTTGAGGGTTTTAGAGATTTGACAAGAGCACCTGAGGGTCTCTCTTCAGAGGAATTAGCAGCTCTGAAACAAAGCCAATCCCTTGAGTATATGAAGGCTATA GCTCTCCTCAGCCAAGTTAATTTGTTGGATGTTTCTCCTGAAGTTGCCAATATCATCTTGGAGTTGGGTACCATGATAGAACAGGTTATCGAAGACAATAAAATGCTTCCCCAAATTACCAAAGAAATCGAGCATAAATCAGGTGCTGAAGCTACTGCTTGGGATGCAACTAGTGAATCGACAAACAAGGCACTGGAACTGGAGGAGACGAAGAAGAAAAACCAGGCCAAGATCGAAAACTATGATTGTCACATTTCCTAG
- the LOC127087828 gene encoding protein WHAT'S THIS FACTOR 1 homolog, chloroplastic codes for MRFGLSGLDSWRKSCCYSHWERWMTTSKRVQDRSKKKRVHELEVATEKWKITSKIIFLMELLKQEPEMVIPVRSLSHYRKQISLPKPHRISDFLRKTPKLFELYKDRNGVLWCGLTHKAEDLMEEHKRVVEENEDKAAEYVTRFLMMSVDKRLPVEKIAHFRRDFGLPMDFRTHWVNRYPQFFRVVKPSLDDVEFLELVSWNPEWAITEIEKKNMKMVEGVTETETKTETSHTPGLLSLPFPLKFPSNFKRVHSYYGEKIKLFQGRSYLSPYADAKGLKPGSLEFDKRAVAVMHELLSFTVEKRLVTDHLTHFRWELVMPQKLMRLLLKHCGIFYVSERGKRFSVFLTEAYDGSELIEKSPLILWREKLLSLVGYRGRKKKFEADTESDEEGGDGLRLLQSGSDVEDLDVELEQKDTLEYKDPLLEDDSEMDVGEIM; via the coding sequence ATGCGGTTTGGATTATCAGGGCTCGATTCATGGCGAAAAAGTTGCTGTTATTCGCATTGGGAACGATGGATGACAACAAGCAAACGAGTTCAAGACCGAAGCAAGAAGAAAAGGGTTCACGAACTCGAAGTAGCAACAGAGAAATGGAAGATAACATccaaaatcattttcttaatgGAACTTCTCAAACAAGAACCGGAAATGGTTATTCCTGTTCGATCCCTTTCTCATTACAGAAAACAAATCAGCCTTCCCAAACCTCACAGAATCTCCGATTTTCTTCGCAAAACCCCGAAACTTTTTGAACTCTATAAGGATCGAAATGGTGTGTTGTGGTGTGGTTTGACGCATAAAGCTGAAGACTTGATGGAAGAACACAAAAGGGTTGTCGAGGAAAATGAGGATAAAGCTGCGGAATATGTtactaggtttcttatgatgtCCGTTGATAAACGTCTTCCGGTGGAGAAAATTGCGCATTTTAGAAGAGATTTTGGGTTGCCAATGGATTTTAGAACTCACTGGGTGAATCGGTATCCTCAGTTTTTTCGTGTGGTGAAGCCTTCTCTTGATGATGTTGAGTTTTTGGAGCTTGTTTCTTGGAACCCTGAATGGGCTATCACAGAGATTGAGAAGAAGAACATGAAGATGGTGGAAGGGGTAACAGAAACTGAAACGAAGACTGAAACTTCACACACTCCGGGTTTGCTTTCTTTACCATTTCCTTTGAAATTTCCTTCAAATTTTAAAAGGGTGCATAGTTATTATGGAGAAAAAATAAAACTGTTTCAGGGTAGATCATATTTGTCACCTTATGCTGATGCAAAGGGTTTAAAACCCGGATCATTAGAATTTGATAAAAGGGCTGTTGCTGTAATGCATGAACTGCTTAGTTTTACCGTTGAGAAGAGGTTGGTAACAGATCACCTCACTCACTTTCGTTGGGAGTTAGTGATGCCTCAGAAGTTGATGAGGCTTTTGCTTAAACATTGTGGTATTTTTTATGTTTCTGAGAGAGGGAAGAGGTTTAGTGTGTTTCTAACAGAAGCTTATGATGGTTCGGAGCTTATTGAGAAATCTCCTTTGATCCTGTGGAGGGAGAAGCTTCTTAGTCTTGTTGGTTATAGAGGGAGAAAGAAGAAGTTTGAGGCGGACACTGAGAGTGATGAGGAAGGTGGTGATGGTTTGCGGTTGCTCCAGAGTGGTTCTGATGTGGAGGACTTGGATGTGGAGCTTGAGCAAAAGGATACCTTGGAGTACAAGGATCCTTTACTCGAGGACGATTCTGAGATGGATGTTGGAGAGATTATGTGA